A window from Pseudomonas kribbensis encodes these proteins:
- a CDS encoding M16 family metallopeptidase produces the protein MRCLLFACLLLGSLPAFALDRFQVEGYALPNGLQLLLKPGTERGHVAIRLVVGVGLDDFDCNEKELPHLLEHLLFSGIDATGEGGLEERMQALGGDWNAFTSNADTTFVIEAPAKNQRKVLDLLLDLLTQTRFDDNAINAAKRVVEREDGGHYTRLRRFLDRQDLGHSASNQLAVELGLKCPQRAEVEGLTREQLDKVRKAWYAPNNMTLIVVGDLDKLLPAYLERAWGALEAVDPSEHRSLPDIRTSAAHERTITRGFIGNSAKLHWLVPEPMLDDQYDETFDLLKEYLEWALYRELRLNHGLSYGPWAEREVFGGVGFMSLNADLDRGDIAEAEQVLEDLKASLLKNGLDADTFNRIKQAAIAHQAWAVQGNSGMADYYWSALGDYEDGRFADPARELQGVTLEAANKAMRELLLQPGYLRIEKPLFSDDQVLWLIGGAVGVLGLVLLGWHLRRRKSVPSD, from the coding sequence ATGCGTTGCCTGTTGTTCGCTTGTCTGTTGCTCGGTTCCCTGCCCGCCTTCGCCCTGGATCGCTTCCAGGTCGAAGGCTATGCGCTGCCCAACGGCCTGCAACTGCTGCTCAAGCCCGGCACCGAGCGCGGGCACGTGGCGATCCGGCTGGTGGTGGGCGTCGGCCTCGACGACTTCGACTGCAATGAAAAGGAACTGCCGCACCTGCTTGAACACCTGCTGTTCAGCGGCATCGACGCCACCGGCGAAGGTGGCCTCGAAGAACGTATGCAGGCTTTGGGCGGCGATTGGAACGCCTTCACCAGCAACGCCGACACCACCTTCGTCATCGAAGCTCCGGCGAAGAACCAGCGCAAGGTGCTCGACCTGTTGCTGGATCTGCTGACCCAGACCCGTTTCGACGACAACGCGATCAACGCCGCCAAACGGGTGGTCGAGCGCGAGGATGGCGGCCATTACACCCGTCTGCGGCGTTTTCTCGACCGTCAGGATCTGGGCCACAGTGCGAGCAATCAACTGGCGGTCGAGCTGGGCCTGAAATGCCCGCAACGGGCCGAAGTCGAGGGCCTGACCCGCGAGCAGCTGGATAAGGTGCGCAAGGCCTGGTACGCGCCGAACAACATGACCCTGATCGTCGTCGGTGACCTCGACAAGCTGCTGCCGGCCTATCTGGAACGGGCGTGGGGCGCGCTTGAGGCGGTCGATCCGAGCGAGCACCGGTCGCTGCCGGACATCCGCACCAGCGCTGCTCACGAACGCACGATCACTCGCGGTTTCATCGGTAACAGCGCCAAGCTGCACTGGCTGGTGCCGGAGCCGATGCTCGACGATCAGTACGACGAGACTTTCGACCTGCTCAAGGAGTATCTGGAGTGGGCGCTGTACCGCGAGCTGCGCTTGAACCATGGCCTGTCCTACGGGCCCTGGGCCGAGCGAGAGGTGTTCGGCGGTGTCGGCTTCATGAGCCTCAACGCCGATCTGGATCGTGGCGACATCGCCGAAGCCGAGCAGGTGCTGGAAGACCTCAAGGCCAGCCTGCTGAAAAACGGCCTCGATGCCGATACCTTCAATCGCATCAAACAGGCAGCCATCGCCCACCAGGCCTGGGCCGTGCAGGGCAACAGCGGCATGGCCGACTATTACTGGAGCGCGCTGGGCGACTACGAGGATGGCCGTTTCGCCGATCCCGCCCGGGAACTGCAAGGGGTCACGCTGGAGGCGGCGAACAAGGCCATGCGCGAATTGCTGTTGCAGCCGGGCTATCTGCGGATCGAGAAGCCGCTGTTCAGTGACGATCAGGTGCTGTGGCTGATTGGCGGCGCGGTCGGTGTTCTGGGGCTTGTCCTGCTCGGCTGGCATCTGCGCCGGCGCAAATCCGTGCCTTCAGACTGA
- a CDS encoding DUF5924 family protein, translated as MPKLTLLIQRILELMKRYPGVIALGGFISGVGSFILVDRQQGLASWITTIMLLSWIWLMLENSLTELFTRVFKREIPQPLLRYATQMIHQESLFFVLPFFFITTTWNSGQLVFTGLLCIAALISIVDPLYYKWLAPRRWAFLALHTLTLFAALLTALPVIMHLTTSQSFKWALGTAVVLSFPSLASIFPIRTVRNALAILSITIGIGGVGWVLRSWVPPATLWMTDVAISTQLQDRTPGASLEQLSAEQIRNGGLYAYTAINAPRGLDERIYHVWQFNGKEVDRIALDIHGGRKEGYRAWTHKQVFPGNPVGDWQVRVLTEDDQVIGVLRFEVTDSTPTKEK; from the coding sequence ATGCCCAAATTGACCCTTCTGATCCAGCGCATCCTCGAACTGATGAAGCGCTACCCCGGGGTCATTGCGCTTGGTGGTTTCATCTCCGGAGTCGGCAGTTTCATCCTGGTCGACCGGCAACAGGGGCTGGCGAGCTGGATCACCACGATCATGCTGCTGAGCTGGATCTGGCTGATGCTGGAAAACAGCCTGACCGAGCTGTTCACGCGGGTTTTCAAACGGGAAATCCCCCAGCCGCTGCTGCGTTATGCGACGCAGATGATCCACCAGGAAAGCCTGTTTTTCGTCCTGCCGTTCTTCTTCATCACCACCACCTGGAACAGCGGCCAACTGGTGTTCACCGGTTTGCTGTGCATCGCCGCGTTGATCTCGATCGTCGATCCGCTCTACTACAAATGGCTGGCGCCGCGGCGCTGGGCGTTCCTTGCATTGCATACCCTGACATTGTTCGCCGCCCTGCTCACCGCGCTGCCGGTGATCATGCACCTGACCACGTCGCAGAGCTTCAAATGGGCGCTGGGGACTGCCGTGGTCCTGTCGTTCCCGAGTCTGGCGTCGATCTTCCCGATCCGCACCGTGCGCAACGCGCTGGCGATCCTCAGCATCACCATTGGTATCGGCGGCGTCGGTTGGGTGCTGCGTTCGTGGGTGCCGCCGGCGACGCTGTGGATGACCGATGTGGCGATCAGCACCCAGTTGCAGGATCGCACCCCCGGCGCGAGCCTCGAGCAACTCAGCGCCGAGCAGATCCGCAACGGCGGGCTCTACGCCTACACCGCGATCAACGCACCGCGCGGGCTCGATGAGCGGATCTATCACGTGTGGCAGTTCAACGGCAAAGAGGTCGACCGCATTGCCCTGGACATCCACGGCGGGCGCAAGGAAGGCTACCGGGCGTGGACCCACAAGCAGGTTTTCCCCGGCAACCCGGTCGGTGACTGGCAGGTGCGGGTGCTGACCGAAGACGACCAGGTAATCGGCGTGCTGCGCTTCGAAGTCACGGACAGCACACCGACCAAAGAAAAGTAA
- a CDS encoding ABC transporter permease — translation MTSSSMTGNARLDTTISPARLRVTGDWTLAHYAELKHLSETLRGQYDASTTIDLNGLGALDTAGASLLVELLGSERLGKSAEHPDCKISTADRALLQTVYRSLTDFCVPIKEPEISVSVQLLTRIGRAVDTVWQDTLQLLGFVGLILETIARSLFRPKRWRITPMIAHIEQTGLDAAPIVALLTFLVGAVVAFLGATVLASFGASVFTVDLVGFAFLREFGVLLTAILMAGRTASAFTAQIGSMKANEEIDAIRTLGLDPMELLVVPRVLALLVALPMLTFLAMICGIIGGAVVCAVSLDISPAMFLSLLQSDIGIQHFLVGLVKAPIFAFLIAAIGCLEGFKVSGSAESVGAHTTSSVVQSIFVVIVLDAVAALFFMEMGW, via the coding sequence ATGACCAGCAGCTCGATGACCGGTAATGCCCGACTGGACACCACGATCAGCCCTGCCCGTCTGCGGGTCACCGGGGACTGGACGCTCGCCCATTACGCCGAACTCAAGCACCTGAGCGAAACGCTCCGCGGTCAGTACGACGCCAGCACCACCATCGATCTCAACGGCCTCGGCGCCCTCGACACCGCCGGCGCCTCGCTGCTGGTGGAACTCCTCGGCTCCGAGCGCCTTGGCAAATCCGCCGAACATCCTGATTGCAAGATTTCCACGGCCGACCGCGCCTTGCTGCAAACCGTGTATCGCTCGCTGACCGACTTCTGCGTGCCGATCAAAGAACCGGAAATCAGCGTCAGCGTGCAACTGCTGACCCGCATCGGCCGGGCCGTCGACACGGTCTGGCAAGACACCCTGCAACTGCTCGGCTTCGTCGGCCTGATCCTCGAAACCATTGCTCGCAGTCTGTTCCGGCCCAAACGCTGGCGGATCACGCCGATGATCGCGCACATCGAACAAACCGGCCTCGACGCCGCGCCCATCGTGGCGCTGCTGACCTTTCTGGTGGGCGCGGTGGTGGCGTTTCTCGGGGCAACGGTGCTGGCCAGTTTCGGCGCCAGCGTGTTCACCGTGGATCTGGTGGGCTTCGCCTTCCTGCGCGAATTCGGCGTGCTGCTCACGGCGATCCTGATGGCCGGCCGCACCGCCAGTGCCTTTACCGCACAGATCGGCTCGATGAAGGCCAACGAGGAAATCGACGCGATCCGCACCCTCGGCCTCGACCCCATGGAGTTGCTGGTAGTGCCGCGGGTACTGGCGTTGCTGGTGGCCCTGCCGATGCTGACCTTCCTCGCGATGATCTGCGGGATCATCGGTGGCGCGGTGGTCTGCGCCGTGTCGCTGGATATTTCGCCGGCGATGTTCCTGTCGCTGCTGCAAAGCGACATAGGGATTCAACATTTCCTGGTTGGCCTGGTCAAAGCCCCGATCTTCGCGTTCCTGATTGCCGCCATCGGCTGTCTGGAAGGCTTCAAGGTCAGCGGCAGCGCCGAATCGGTCGGCGCCCACACCACCTCGAGCGTGGTGCAATCGATCTTCGTGGTGATCGTGCTCGATGCGGTTGCCGCGCTGTTCTTCATGGAGATGGGCTGGTGA
- a CDS encoding ABC transporter ATP-binding protein — protein sequence MSRLPRVPSEAVIEVRGLCNRFGSQSVHENLDLDLYKGEILAVVGGSGSGKSVLLRSIVGLRRPSEGNVKVFGQNLPSLSEHERSLVERRFGVLFQKGALFSSLTVTENVALPLIEHAGLSRDDAEHLAAVKLALAGLPLSAADKYPASLSGGMIKRAALARALALDPDILFLDEPTAGLDPIGAAQFDQLILTLRDALGLSVFLVTHDLDTLYTITDRVAVLAQKKVLVAGPIDEVSETDDTWIHEYFHGPRGRSALDAAKLLNEV from the coding sequence GTGAGTCGTCTACCCCGCGTGCCGTCCGAGGCGGTGATCGAAGTCCGTGGCCTGTGCAATCGCTTCGGCAGCCAGAGCGTGCACGAGAACCTCGACCTCGACTTGTACAAAGGCGAAATTCTCGCCGTGGTTGGGGGTTCCGGTAGCGGTAAGTCGGTGTTGCTGCGCAGCATCGTCGGCTTGCGCCGGCCCAGCGAAGGCAACGTGAAAGTGTTCGGCCAGAACCTGCCGAGCCTGTCCGAGCACGAGCGGTCGCTGGTCGAGCGGCGCTTTGGCGTGCTGTTCCAGAAAGGTGCGCTGTTCTCCTCGCTGACCGTCACCGAGAACGTCGCCCTGCCCCTGATCGAACATGCCGGCCTGAGCCGTGACGACGCCGAGCACCTGGCGGCGGTAAAGCTGGCGCTGGCCGGGCTGCCGCTGTCGGCGGCGGACAAATACCCGGCGTCGCTGTCCGGCGGCATGATCAAGCGGGCGGCGCTGGCCCGGGCGCTGGCACTGGACCCGGACATCCTGTTTCTCGACGAGCCCACCGCCGGTCTCGATCCGATTGGCGCTGCGCAGTTCGACCAGTTGATCCTGACCCTGCGCGATGCCCTGGGCCTGAGCGTGTTTCTGGTGACCCACGACCTCGACACGCTCTACACCATCACCGACCGGGTGGCGGTGCTGGCGCAGAAAAAAGTGCTGGTGGCCGGGCCCATCGACGAGGTCTCGGAAACCGACGACACGTGGATTCACGAATATTTCCACGGCCCTCGCGGCCGCTCGGCGCTGGACGCCGCCAAACTGCTCAACGAGGTCTGA